From Bacteroides uniformis:
TTGCCTGATGAATGGCTTGGATGACATCGATTTTCTGGTTGAGAATAAAGATAAGATAGAAGCTTGGGAGAATAAAAATGAAGCATAATCATCCGAAGATAGAAATCATGGACACTACGCTCCGCGACGGTGAACAGACCAGCGGAGTCTCCTTTGTGCCCCATGAGAAGCTGATGATTGCCCGTTTGTTACTGGAGGAATTGAAGGTAGACCGGGTGGAGGTGGCTTCTGCGCGGGTATCCGAAGGAGAGTTTGATGCCGTAAAAATGATTTGTGACTGGGCGGCACGCCGTAATCTGTTGCCAAGAGTAGAAGTGCTTGGCTTTGTAGATGGCCACACGTCGGTGGACTGGATACATGCGACCGGTTGCCGTGTCATCAATCTGCTGTGCAAAGGCTCGCTGAAGCATTGCACCTACCAGTTGAAGAAGACTCCCGAAGAGCATATCGAGGATATTCTGTCCGTAGTGGATTACGCCAACGAGCAGGATATGGTAGTGAATGTCTATCTGGAAGACTGGAGCAACGGCATGAAAGATTCTCCGGAATATGTGTTCCGTCTGATGGACGCCTTGGAGCAGACCAATATCCGCCGCTATATGTTGCCTGACACGTTGGGCGTATTGAACCCGCTGCAGGTCATCGAGTTCATGCGCAAGATGGTGAAACGCTATCCGCATGCCCATTTTGACTTCCATGCCCACAATGACTATGACCTTGCCGTGAGCAATGTGCTTGCCGCCGTACTTAGCGGTTGCAAGGGACTGCATACTACCATTAACGGCCTGGGCGAACGCGCCGGCAATGCTCCGCTTGCCAGTGTGCAGGCTATCCTGAAAGACCACTTCAATGCCATTACCAACATTGACGAAAGCCGCCTGAACGACGTAAGCCGTGTGGTGGAGTCCTACTCGGGCATCGTCATTCCCGCCAATAAACCGATTGTTGGCGAGAATGTATTTACCCAAGTGGCAGGCGTCCATGCCGACGGTGACAATAAAAGTAACCTCTACTGCAACGACCTCCTGCCCGAACGCTTTGGTCGCAAGCGAGAGTATGCCCTGGGCAAGAACAGCGGTAAAGCCAATATCCGGAAGAATCTGGAGGACTTGGGGTTACAACTGGATGAAGATGCCATGCGCAAAGTGACCGAACGCATCATTGAGTTGGGCGACAAGAAAGAGCTGGTGACGCAAGAAGACCTGCCCTATATCGTTTCGGACGTACTGAAGCACGGAATGGCAGAAGAACGCGTCAGCCTTAAGAGCTATATTGTGAATCTGGCGTATGGATTGAAGCCGATGGCTACGTTGAAGATAGAAATTAACGGAAAGGAATATGAGGAAAGTTCCAGTGGAGATGGCCAGTATGATGCTTTTGTGCGCGCCTTGCGCAAGATATATAAAGTGACACTGGGTCGTAAGTTCCCGATGCTGACGAACTATGCCGTGACTATTCCTCCCGGTGGGCGTACCGATGCCTTTGTGCAGACGGTTATTACCTGGAGTTTTGAAGATACGATATTCCGTACACGCGGATTGGACGCAGACCAGACGGAAGCAGCCATCAAGGCGACGGTGAAGATGCTGAATATCATAGAAGACGAATACGAATCATAAAAAATGGATCTCATGGAGAAAAAGAAATCGTTTTTTGAGAGGCGTCCTTATGTATGCTATGCGTTGTATGCAGGCTTGCTTTTTGCTTTCAACCTCTTTCTGCGTTGGTGGAGCGGCGAGTTGGATGCGGACGAGTATCTTATGTCAGCCATCAATACCCTTATATTGACAGCTGGTTTTGTGTGGGGTGACCGGTATCGCCGCAAGAATCTTGCAAACAAAAAGAAGATAGATGAACTTTTAAATAATAAAGAAAACAATGGATTTTAAAATTGCAGTGTTGGCCGGTGACGGTATCGGCCCCGAAATCTCTACCGTAGGCGTGGATGTGATGACTGCCGTGTGTGAGAAGTTCGGACATAAAGTGAACTATGAATATGCCATCTGCGGTGCAGACGCGATAGACAAGGTGGGTGACCCGTTTCCTGAAGCCACTTATGAGGCTTGTAAAAATGCGGATGCTGTATTGTTCTCTGCCGTAGGTGACCCGAAATTCGACAATGACCCTACTGCCAAAGTGCGTCCCGAGCAGGGCTTGCTGGCTATGCGCAAGAAACTGGGACTGTTTGCCAACATCCGTCCCGTGCAGACCTTCAAATGTCTGCTCCATAAGTCTCCCCTTCGTGCGGAACTGGTGGATGGTGCCGATTTCCTTTGTATCCGCGAACTGACCGGTGGCATGTACTTCGGTGAGAAATACCAGGACAATGACAAGGCGTATGATACGAACATGTATACCCGTCCTGAGATTGAGCGTATC
This genomic window contains:
- a CDS encoding alpha-isopropylmalate synthase regulatory domain-containing protein yields the protein MKHNHPKIEIMDTTLRDGEQTSGVSFVPHEKLMIARLLLEELKVDRVEVASARVSEGEFDAVKMICDWAARRNLLPRVEVLGFVDGHTSVDWIHATGCRVINLLCKGSLKHCTYQLKKTPEEHIEDILSVVDYANEQDMVVNVYLEDWSNGMKDSPEYVFRLMDALEQTNIRRYMLPDTLGVLNPLQVIEFMRKMVKRYPHAHFDFHAHNDYDLAVSNVLAAVLSGCKGLHTTINGLGERAGNAPLASVQAILKDHFNAITNIDESRLNDVSRVVESYSGIVIPANKPIVGENVFTQVAGVHADGDNKSNLYCNDLLPERFGRKREYALGKNSGKANIRKNLEDLGLQLDEDAMRKVTERIIELGDKKELVTQEDLPYIVSDVLKHGMAEERVSLKSYIVNLAYGLKPMATLKIEINGKEYEESSSGDGQYDAFVRALRKIYKVTLGRKFPMLTNYAVTIPPGGRTDAFVQTVITWSFEDTIFRTRGLDADQTEAAIKATVKMLNIIEDEYES